In the genome of Rhizobium rhizogenes, one region contains:
- the hemE gene encoding uroporphyrinogen decarboxylase: MSERKVMTVLNGETVTPPPIWLMRQAGRYLPEYRETRKSAGSFLDLCYNPELATEVTLQPIRRFGLDAAILFSDILVIPDALHRNVSFSEGKGPAMDPIDVSGIEKLDAANVMAHLSPVFETVSRLRGTLPDETTLLGFCGAPWTVATYMIAGHGTPDQAPARLFGYQEPAAMEKLLAFLADVSADYLVAQIDAGADAVQIFDSWAGVLGEKEFESFAIKPVARIIASVRARRPAAKIIAFAKGAGYLLKDYRRKTGADAIGLDWSVPLSFASDLQKEGPVQGNLDPMLMVAGGKALQDGIDAVLQALGQGPLIFNLGHGITPQADPENVARLVQRVRSGAGI; this comes from the coding sequence ATGAGCGAACGCAAGGTAATGACGGTGTTGAACGGAGAGACGGTCACACCGCCGCCCATATGGCTTATGCGGCAGGCCGGCCGCTATCTTCCCGAGTACAGGGAAACCCGGAAGAGTGCCGGAAGTTTCCTTGATCTCTGTTATAATCCCGAGCTGGCAACGGAGGTCACCCTTCAGCCCATTCGCCGGTTCGGGCTCGACGCCGCCATCCTGTTTTCCGATATTCTGGTGATACCCGATGCGCTTCATCGCAACGTGTCATTCAGCGAGGGAAAAGGTCCGGCCATGGACCCGATCGATGTGAGTGGTATCGAGAAGCTGGATGCCGCAAATGTCATGGCGCATCTTTCCCCCGTTTTCGAAACCGTTTCCCGTCTGCGCGGGACATTGCCGGATGAAACGACGCTTCTCGGCTTTTGTGGCGCGCCATGGACGGTTGCGACCTATATGATCGCCGGCCATGGAACGCCGGATCAGGCGCCGGCGCGACTGTTCGGTTATCAGGAGCCGGCCGCGATGGAAAAGCTGTTGGCTTTCCTGGCGGATGTTTCCGCTGATTATCTGGTGGCGCAGATCGATGCCGGAGCGGATGCGGTTCAAATCTTCGATTCCTGGGCCGGTGTGTTGGGCGAGAAGGAATTCGAGTCTTTTGCGATAAAGCCGGTCGCCCGCATCATCGCTTCCGTGCGCGCCCGTCGGCCTGCCGCAAAGATCATCGCTTTTGCAAAAGGGGCCGGTTATCTCCTGAAGGATTATCGCCGCAAAACGGGCGCCGACGCCATTGGGCTCGACTGGTCGGTCCCCTTGAGCTTTGCCAGTGATTTGCAGAAGGAAGGCCCGGTACAGGGCAATCTGGACCCGATGCTCATGGTGGCGGGCGGCAAAGCGCTGCAGGATGGTATTGATGCGGTGCTGCAGGCTCTCGGACAGGGGCCGCTGATCTTCAATCTTGGCCATGGTATTACCCCGCAGGCCGATCCTGAAAACGTCGCCCGTCTGGTGCAGCGGGTGCGTAGCGGAGCCGGGATATGA
- the rho gene encoding transcription termination factor Rho, which translates to MAEMKLQELKSKSPTDLLTFAESLEVENASTMRKQELMFAILKVLASQDIEIIGEGVVEVLQDGFGFLRSANANYLPGPDDIYISPSQIRRFSLKTGDTVEGPIRGPKEGERYFALLKVNTINFDDPEKIRHKVHFDNLTPLYPNERFKMELDVPTSKDLSSRVIDLVAPLGKGQRGLIVAPPRTGKTVLLQNIAHSITANHPECYLIVLLIDERPEEVTDMQRSVKGEVVSSTFDEPAVRHVQVAEMVIEKAKRLVEHGRDVVILLDSITRLGRAYNTVVPSSGKVLTGGVDANALQRPKRFFGAARNIEEGGSLTIIATALIDTGSRMDEVIFEEFKGTGNSEIVLDRKVADKRIFPALDILKSGTRKEDLLVPRQDLQKIFVLRRILAPMGTMDAIEFLIDKLKQTKNNSDFFESMNT; encoded by the coding sequence ATGGCTGAAATGAAGCTTCAGGAACTTAAGAGCAAATCGCCTACCGACTTGCTGACTTTTGCCGAATCCCTGGAAGTTGAAAATGCGAGCACCATGCGCAAGCAGGAACTCATGTTCGCAATCCTCAAGGTTCTCGCGAGCCAGGACATCGAAATCATCGGCGAGGGCGTCGTTGAAGTCCTGCAGGACGGTTTCGGCTTCCTGAGATCCGCCAACGCAAACTATCTGCCCGGTCCGGATGATATCTATATCTCGCCCTCGCAGATCCGCCGCTTCTCGCTGAAGACCGGCGACACCGTTGAAGGACCGATCCGCGGCCCCAAGGAAGGTGAACGTTATTTCGCGCTTCTCAAGGTCAATACGATCAATTTCGACGATCCGGAAAAGATCCGCCACAAGGTTCACTTCGACAATCTGACGCCGCTTTATCCGAACGAGCGCTTCAAGATGGAACTGGATGTTCCGACATCCAAGGATCTGTCTTCGCGGGTCATCGATCTCGTTGCTCCGCTCGGAAAGGGCCAGCGCGGATTGATTGTCGCGCCGCCGCGTACCGGTAAAACGGTTCTGCTGCAGAATATCGCTCACTCGATCACGGCAAATCATCCAGAATGTTACCTGATCGTTCTGTTGATTGACGAACGCCCGGAAGAAGTCACCGACATGCAGCGTTCCGTCAAGGGCGAGGTTGTGTCCTCGACCTTCGATGAACCGGCGGTGCGCCACGTTCAGGTCGCTGAAATGGTCATCGAAAAGGCAAAGCGTCTGGTCGAACATGGTCGCGACGTCGTGATCCTGCTCGATTCCATCACTCGCCTTGGTCGCGCCTATAACACGGTCGTTCCCTCCTCCGGCAAGGTTCTGACCGGTGGTGTGGATGCCAATGCCCTGCAACGCCCGAAGCGTTTCTTCGGTGCCGCGCGTAACATCGAAGAAGGCGGTTCGCTGACGATCATCGCCACTGCACTGATCGATACGGGTAGCCGTATGGACGAAGTCATCTTCGAAGAGTTCAAGGGCACAGGCAACTCGGAAATCGTGCTCGATCGCAAGGTTGCCGACAAGCGTATCTTCCCGGCGCTGGATATTCTGAAGTCCGGTACACGTAAGGAAGACCTGCTGGTGCCGCGCCAGGATCTGCAGAAGATTTTCGTTCTTCGCCGTATTCTTGCGCCGATGGGAACGATGGACGCTATCGAATTCCTGATCGACAAGCTGAAGCAGACCAAGAACAATTCGGATTTCTTCGAATCCATGAATACCTGA
- the hemJ gene encoding protoporphyrinogen oxidase HemJ: MSDDRQTSARSGNRAALRAGIALGVFAVFVALLFYADPADLYLWIKALHIIAVISWMAAIFYLPRLFIYHTDAPAGSQQSETFKVMEQRLIKVIMNPAMMISWILGLYLAWSVYGFSGGWLHAKIGLVVLLTAAHVYFTRSAKRFARDENTRPARHWRLMNEVPTVLMILIVILVVVKPFG, from the coding sequence ATGAGCGACGACAGACAGACTTCGGCTCGCTCCGGAAACAGGGCGGCCTTGCGGGCCGGCATCGCACTCGGTGTCTTTGCCGTCTTCGTCGCGCTGCTGTTTTATGCCGACCCTGCCGATCTCTATCTCTGGATCAAGGCGCTTCACATCATCGCCGTGATTTCATGGATGGCCGCTATTTTTTATCTGCCGCGGCTTTTCATCTATCACACCGACGCGCCGGCCGGTTCCCAGCAATCCGAAACCTTCAAGGTGATGGAGCAGCGGCTGATCAAGGTCATCATGAACCCCGCGATGATGATATCCTGGATATTGGGCCTTTATCTCGCATGGTCGGTTTACGGTTTTTCCGGCGGCTGGCTGCATGCCAAGATCGGGCTGGTGGTACTTCTGACCGCGGCACATGTTTATTTCACCCGAAGCGCCAAACGCTTCGCGCGCGATGAAAATACGAGGCCTGCCCGTCACTGGCGGTTGATGAATGAAGTTCCGACCGTTCTGATGATCCTGATTGTCATACTTGTGGTTGTGAAACCCTTCGGTTAA
- a CDS encoding pyruvate, water dikinase regulatory protein — protein sequence MENKKSFFHLHLISDSTGETLMSAGRAVSAQFHASMPVEHVYPMIRNQKQLAQVVDLIDKEPGIVLYTIVDQQLAEFLDLRCHAIGVPCVNVLEPIIGIFQTYLGAPSRRRVGAQHALNADYFARIEALNFAMDHDDGQMPETYDEADIVIIGISRTSKTPTSIYLANRGIKTANIPVVPNVPLPESLYTATRPLIVGLVATSDRISQVRENRELGATGGFDSGRYTDRATIMEELKYARALCARNNWPLIDVTRRSIEETAAAILALRPRTR from the coding sequence GTGGAGAACAAAAAAAGCTTCTTCCATCTGCACCTGATTTCGGACTCAACGGGAGAGACTCTGATGTCGGCCGGCCGTGCCGTCTCCGCTCAGTTTCATGCCTCCATGCCCGTGGAACATGTTTATCCGATGATCAGGAACCAGAAGCAGCTGGCGCAGGTGGTGGATCTCATCGACAAGGAACCGGGCATCGTCCTTTATACCATCGTTGACCAGCAGCTGGCCGAGTTCCTGGATCTGCGCTGCCACGCGATCGGGGTGCCCTGCGTCAACGTTCTCGAACCGATCATCGGCATTTTCCAGACCTATCTCGGTGCGCCATCCAGAAGGCGGGTGGGCGCGCAGCACGCCTTGAATGCCGATTATTTCGCCCGGATCGAAGCGCTCAACTTCGCCATGGACCATGATGACGGGCAGATGCCGGAAACCTATGACGAGGCCGATATCGTCATTATCGGCATCAGCCGCACATCGAAAACCCCGACCAGCATCTATCTTGCCAACCGGGGCATAAAGACCGCCAATATACCGGTCGTCCCCAATGTGCCGCTGCCTGAAAGCCTCTATACCGCCACCCGACCGCTGATCGTCGGTCTCGTTGCAACATCCGACCGCATATCGCAGGTGCGTGAAAACCGGGAACTGGGCGCGACGGGCGGATTTGACAGCGGCCGTTACACGGACCGAGCCACAATCATGGAGGAGCTGAAATATGCGCGCGCTCTTTGCGCCCGCAACAATTGGCCGCTGATTGATGTCACCCGTCGCTCCATTGAGGAAACGGCCGCCGCCATCCTTGCCCTTCGCCCGAGGACACGATAA